The following proteins come from a genomic window of Candidatus Paceibacterota bacterium:
- a CDS encoding DUF87 domain-containing protein, producing MADEQNPNQTYIDRQKAFQSLIAPAGLEILQNQIKLGDKYVKTLFVLTYPRYLVPNWFNPVINLGVSLNAAIYFHPVDNSVILKKLRDQSAKVQATIDEQASKGLVRDPVLETAIQDIETLRDSITQGTEKIFKVGIYITLIADSPEALKKAEDVVVNLLEDKLIYLKPAIFQQYEGLESTFPYNLDRLSIHTSLNSSPASTIFPFISSDLTGDSGILYGVNRQNSGLVIFDRFSLENANMIILSKAGGGKSYAAKLDIIRSLILGTEVIVIDPENEYQYLAETFGGSFYKISIGSSEHINPFDLPIIREDETTEEVFRSHVLYLIGLIKLMVGALTPIEESLLDQAIYQTYAARDIYPDSDFTGKEPPLLEDLATILNTITGGEELSAKLYKYIKGTFAGFVNQPTNIAIGNRLIVFNIRDLEEELRPIAMYMTLNYIWNLIRSELKKRILVVDEAWYLMKYDESASFLYGIAKRSRKYYLGITAITQDVEDFLANKYGKPIITNSSLQMLLKQSPAAIDIIAKTFNLTEVEQSILLQSDVGTGLFFVGNQHVPIEIVSSYSEEQVITSDPEAILARKNNANN from the coding sequence ATGGCTGACGAACAAAATCCTAATCAAACCTATATAGACCGCCAGAAGGCTTTTCAAAGTCTGATAGCTCCGGCTGGCTTAGAAATCCTTCAAAATCAAATAAAGCTAGGCGATAAATATGTAAAAACATTGTTTGTTTTAACCTATCCTCGGTATTTGGTGCCCAATTGGTTCAACCCTGTCATTAACTTAGGAGTAAGCTTAAATGCAGCTATTTATTTCCACCCCGTAGATAACAGCGTAATTTTAAAAAAATTAAGGGACCAATCAGCCAAGGTCCAGGCAACTATAGACGAGCAAGCCTCTAAGGGATTAGTAAGAGACCCTGTCTTAGAAACAGCTATTCAAGATATAGAAACACTGAGAGATTCTATTACCCAGGGAACAGAAAAAATATTTAAGGTGGGAATATATATCACTTTAATCGCCGATAGCCCAGAAGCGTTAAAAAAGGCGGAGGATGTGGTAGTAAACCTACTAGAAGATAAACTCATCTACCTTAAACCAGCTATTTTCCAACAATATGAGGGCTTGGAGTCTACTTTCCCTTATAACCTAGACCGGCTTTCTATCCATACCAGCTTAAATTCTTCCCCCGCTTCCACTATTTTCCCCTTCATTTCCTCGGATTTAACTGGAGATTCTGGGATTCTTTATGGGGTCAACCGCCAAAATAGCGGTTTAGTAATTTTTGATCGTTTTTCCCTAGAGAATGCTAATATGATAATCCTTTCTAAGGCTGGCGGAGGTAAGTCATATGCGGCTAAATTAGATATTATTCGCTCATTAATTCTTGGCACAGAAGTTATTGTTATTGACCCAGAAAATGAATACCAATATTTAGCGGAAACTTTTGGCGGGAGTTTTTACAAGATTTCTATCGGCTCTTCCGAGCATATCAATCCCTTTGATTTGCCTATTATTAGGGAAGATGAAACTACTGAGGAAGTTTTTAGAAGCCATGTGCTTTATCTTATTGGGCTAATAAAGCTTATGGTAGGAGCACTTACGCCTATAGAAGAAAGCCTTTTGGACCAAGCCATATACCAAACTTACGCCGCTAGAGATATTTATCCCGATAGCGACTTTACGGGTAAAGAGCCACCCCTTTTAGAAGACTTGGCCACTATTTTAAACACCATTACGGGTGGGGAGGAGCTATCGGCCAAACTATACAAGTATATTAAGGGCACTTTTGCGGGATTTGTAAACCAACCTACCAATATAGCAATAGGCAATCGTTTGATTGTCTTTAATATCCGCGATTTGGAAGAGGAACTTCGCCCTATTGCTATGTATATGACTCTCAACTACATCTGGAATTTGATTCGTTCTGAGCTAAAAAAGAGAATCCTGGTAGTTGATGAGGCATGGTATCTTATGAAATATGATGAAAGCGCATCTTTTCTCTATGGGATAGCCAAACGCTCGCGCAAATATTATTTGGGTATTACGGCCATTACGCAAGACGTAGAAGATTTTTTGGCCAATAAATATGGCAAACCCATTATTACCAACTCGTCTCTGCAAATGCTTCTAAAGCAATCTCCCGCAGCTATTGATATTATTGCCAAAACCTTTAACCTTACCGAGGTGGAACAGAGTATCCTTCTGCAATCAGATGTAGGGACGGGGCTCTTCTTTGTTGGTAATCAGCATGTCCCCATAGAAATAGTTTCCTCTTATAGCGAGGAGCAAGTGATTACTTCTGACCCTGAAGCTATTTTAGCTAGAAAAAACAATGCTAACAATTAA
- a CDS encoding C39 family peptidase yields LAGILLEFINPNLNKLSDVFKPDAGVECTQGNNFNSSSTAVAELPISNGDNVIRASSGFSGNNGVPLFKQYDSRWGKLPYPDDKHLFADNGCAPTSIAMVITKLTGTTITPADLYGKMKTNNASLSNYVDSYGNSKNYAGIADLYGIRTTGSSDMKSCLSTGGIATAVVNGGYGQDNPCKQLLNTDTGGHMIVITGINDKDGYLNINDPYYDKNEYHHYIAAEENLIKRCATSIWCFTK; encoded by the coding sequence CTTAGCGGGAATACTTTTGGAATTTATAAATCCCAATTTGAATAAATTGAGTGATGTTTTCAAACCTGATGCCGGAGTAGAATGCACCCAGGGTAATAATTTTAATAGTTCTTCTACTGCAGTCGCAGAATTGCCTATTTCAAATGGCGACAACGTTATTAGGGCAAGTTCTGGCTTTTCAGGAAATAATGGGGTCCCCTTATTCAAACAATATGATAGCAGGTGGGGGAAGCTTCCTTACCCAGATGATAAACATTTGTTTGCCGATAATGGCTGCGCGCCAACTTCAATTGCTATGGTTATAACAAAATTAACTGGTACCACGATCACCCCTGCAGATTTGTATGGTAAAATGAAAACCAACAATGCTTCCCTTAGTAACTATGTAGATTCTTATGGCAACAGCAAAAATTATGCTGGAATAGCTGATTTGTACGGAATCAGAACAACAGGGAGTTCAGACATGAAAAGTTGCTTAAGTACGGGCGGGATTGCAACCGCGGTTGTTAATGGAGGATACGGGCAAGACAACCCCTGCAAACAATTGCTCAACACTGATACCGGCGGCCACATGATCGTTATCACTGGCATTAATGATAAAGACGGATATCTGAATATAAATGACCCCTATTATGACAAAAACGAATACCATCACTACATTGCCGCTGAAGAGAATCTAATCAAAAGATGCGCTACGTCTATTTGGTGTTTTACTAAATAA
- a CDS encoding R3H domain-containing nucleic acid-binding protein, whose amino-acid sequence MDTNNFKEFLSHLIQTIGFKDAEIIVTEPEEHRLKVDIQLTESGLFIGNNGENLYALEHLCRLVASKMFGPEVSLSADANNYNAFKEESLKELAHKAERTVMLTDKPVALQPMSSRERRIVHTELATSEAVMTESLGERDMRHVVVKPKKITI is encoded by the coding sequence ATGGATACAAACAATTTTAAAGAATTTTTGAGTCATTTAATACAAACCATCGGGTTTAAAGATGCTGAAATTATTGTGACAGAACCGGAAGAGCATCGCCTTAAAGTAGATATTCAATTAACAGAAAGTGGTCTTTTTATAGGCAATAATGGCGAGAATTTATATGCTTTAGAGCACCTTTGCCGTCTCGTTGCCTCCAAGATGTTTGGTCCTGAGGTAAGTTTATCGGCAGATGCTAATAACTATAATGCGTTTAAAGAGGAGTCTTTGAAGGAATTGGCGCATAAGGCGGAGAGAACCGTTATGTTGACGGACAAGCCAGTCGCTTTACAACCAATGTCTAGCCGAGAGAGAAGGATTGTTCATACAGAACTAGCCACAAGCGAGGCGGTTATGACAGAGTCATTAGGAGAAAGAGATATGAGGCACGTAGTGGTAAAACCCAAAAAAATAACTATTTGA
- a CDS encoding YidC/Oxa1 family membrane protein insertase, whose amino-acid sequence MTQSLFSLAIYQPILNFIVFLAHLCGNNLGIAVIIFTVLFRLLLWPLFEKSEKVQKQLALIQPELQKIQKQYKGDQEGMAKAMMALYKDYNINPTATFSVFAFSIFQVVAMFIFYSLFRDLVDPARVSFVTSLLYPSVTSASLNLTFLGLNLASHSFLLAVIYTVIQTVQMKFMLKKQKAQNVNSPMAMQMSTVMMYTLPLAILSLYKSIYAILYLYWAVFSLVSLAQDWLTNKR is encoded by the coding sequence ATGACTCAATCTCTTTTTAGTTTGGCTATCTACCAGCCCATCCTAAACTTTATTGTTTTTCTTGCGCATCTCTGCGGCAACAACTTGGGAATAGCGGTTATTATTTTCACTGTATTATTTCGCTTGTTACTTTGGCCCCTTTTTGAGAAAAGCGAAAAGGTACAAAAACAATTAGCTCTTATCCAGCCCGAATTGCAAAAGATTCAGAAACAATACAAGGGCGACCAGGAAGGAATGGCAAAAGCCATGATGGCTTTATATAAGGATTATAATATAAACCCTACTGCCACTTTTTCCGTTTTTGCTTTTAGCATTTTTCAAGTAGTGGCCATGTTTATATTCTATAGCCTCTTCAGGGACCTGGTGGACCCAGCCAGAGTGTCTTTCGTCACTTCCTTGCTTTATCCTTCGGTAACAAGCGCCTCTCTTAATCTTACTTTTTTGGGTTTAAATTTGGCTTCCCATAGTTTTCTTTTAGCCGTTATCTATACAGTGATACAGACTGTGCAAATGAAATTTATGCTCAAAAAGCAAAAAGCTCAAAATGTTAATAGCCCTATGGCTATGCAAATGAGCACAGTGATGATGTATACTCTTCCTCTAGCGATTCTTTCTTTATATAAGAGCATTTATGCTATACTTTATCTGTATTGGGCAGTGTTTAGCTTGGTATCACTTGCTCAGGATTGGCTGACTAATAAGAGATAA
- the rnpA gene encoding ribonuclease P protein component: protein MLPKKYRLKHKKDIERVVKEGRYFYSPIFWFKIARNTENHGRLGLIIPKKSYKRAVDRNRLKRVFASIMESEIRKMPNWDIIVYFKNSKIFPTREQLQKEADKIITAIH, encoded by the coding sequence ATGTTGCCTAAAAAATATCGCCTTAAACACAAGAAAGATATAGAAAGAGTGGTTAAAGAGGGGCGATATTTTTATAGCCCAATTTTTTGGTTCAAAATTGCGAGGAATACTGAAAATCATGGCCGGCTCGGATTGATTATCCCTAAAAAGAGCTATAAGCGGGCCGTAGATAGAAACCGTTTAAAGCGAGTGTTTGCCAGTATTATGGAGAGTGAGATACGTAAAATGCCCAATTGGGATATTATAGTCTATTTCAAAAATTCAAAAATATTCCCTACAAGGGAACAGCTGCAGAAAGAAGCGGATAAAATTATTACGGCTATTCATTAA
- the rpmH gene encoding 50S ribosomal protein L34, which yields MSVTYQPKKRKRRNTHGFLKRSASKGGKKVIQSRRQKGRKRLTV from the coding sequence ATGTCTGTAACCTACCAGCCCAAAAAACGAAAAAGGAGGAATACTCATGGTTTTTTGAAAAGAAGCGCCTCAAAAGGGGGTAAGAAGGTGATCCAAAGTCGTCGTCAAAAAGGGAGAAAGCGTTTGACAGTCTAA
- the dnaA gene encoding chromosomal replication initiator protein DnaA has protein sequence MTNEEIWNIVLGEMKVTVTPANFATWFKDTKFETNGKEGVILVPSNFVKEWLQSKYNKNILKAVVKLQPQIKELSYKIDTNAFKKADLETKKTSKKKEPDVIIEETSLPEISLDPETNLNPKYTFESFIVGSHNELAHAAAQAVAKNVGTKYNPLFIYGGVGLGKTHLLQAIGNQIKSDKNGKGRTIRYMSMEKFTNDLVNALRQQTIDEFKESYKKIDVLLIDDIQFITGKEKTQEELFHIFNTLYEHNKQIAFTSDRPPKAIPYLEDRLRSRFEGGMIVDISLPDLETRIAILKLKAQRKGIAFSDSVYSYIAEAIPRNIRELEGALNRVIAYCQLKNIEPTVEDVKKILGNILTIPSRTIGFSDIIREVAMFYNIPKEELLKRSRRQDIVKPRQIVMYLMREEMKSSYPYIAEKLNKKDHTTIIYAYEKISQEIKKDINLDREITTLRENLRKV, from the coding sequence ATGACTAACGAGGAAATTTGGAATATTGTTCTCGGAGAAATGAAGGTAACAGTTACCCCTGCTAATTTTGCCACTTGGTTCAAAGATACTAAATTTGAAACTAACGGCAAGGAAGGGGTTATTTTAGTTCCTTCTAATTTCGTTAAAGAGTGGCTACAAAGCAAATACAATAAAAATATCCTCAAGGCCGTAGTTAAACTACAGCCTCAAATTAAAGAATTAAGCTATAAAATTGACACAAATGCTTTTAAAAAAGCTGATTTAGAAACTAAAAAAACATCTAAAAAGAAAGAACCTGATGTTATTATAGAAGAAACCTCTTTGCCAGAGATTAGTTTAGACCCCGAAACCAATCTTAATCCTAAATATACTTTTGAAAGTTTTATTGTAGGCAGCCACAACGAATTGGCTCACGCCGCCGCTCAGGCAGTCGCTAAAAATGTGGGTACAAAATATAACCCCCTTTTTATTTACGGGGGGGTTGGTTTAGGTAAAACTCACTTGCTGCAAGCTATTGGCAATCAAATTAAGTCCGACAAGAATGGCAAAGGAAGGACTATCCGCTATATGAGCATGGAAAAATTTACTAATGATTTGGTGAATGCCTTAAGACAGCAAACAATTGATGAATTTAAAGAATCCTATAAAAAAATAGACGTTCTCCTCATTGACGATATACAATTTATAACCGGCAAAGAAAAAACTCAAGAAGAGCTTTTCCATATATTTAATACGCTCTATGAGCATAATAAGCAAATCGCCTTTACCTCAGACAGACCGCCCAAGGCCATTCCTTATTTGGAGGACCGTTTGCGGTCTAGATTCGAAGGGGGAATGATTGTAGATATAAGCTTACCAGATTTAGAAACCAGAATCGCTATTTTAAAGCTTAAGGCGCAACGCAAGGGGATTGCTTTTAGCGACAGTGTCTATAGCTATATTGCCGAAGCTATTCCCAGAAACATCCGAGAGTTAGAAGGGGCTCTAAATAGGGTTATCGCTTATTGCCAGTTAAAAAATATTGAACCGACAGTGGAAGATGTGAAAAAAATTTTAGGAAATATTTTAACTATTCCCAGCCGGACAATAGGTTTTAGCGATATTATTCGCGAGGTAGCCATGTTTTATAATATTCCCAAAGAAGAATTGCTGAAACGTTCGCGCCGTCAGGATATAGTAAAACCCAGGCAAATTGTCATGTATTTAATGAGGGAAGAAATGAAGAGCTCTTATCCATATATTGCCGAGAAGTTGAACAAAAAGGACCATACTACTATAATATACGCCTACGAGAAAATTTCCCAAGAAATTAAGAAAGACATTAATTTGGATAGAGAGATTACCACTTTAAGAGAAAATTTAAGAAAAGTTTAA
- the dnaN gene encoding DNA polymerase III subunit beta: MKFTSLVEPLKKQINLAEKVSDKKLTLPILGNLLLKPENGQLKISATDLELGLTIILPGKMEDGPGLTVPAKNLSLFLNNLNEEKITLSVKGSIMHLESGEYKADLQGMPVDDFPIIPEVKNSEYIEIDKKDLNEGLTQVINSAGYPVGRPELNSIFLTYKKGDLRLVATNSFRLSEKILKDKIESNLEREIEIIVPIKTAQEVLHIINEGELDKEKVRIYIESSQILFDFGNIKLVSRLIEGNYPKYQNIIPKDFKTNVSVDKFELLNAAKIASIFASKNNDISLTIDSAANNLVLEARDSNIGNNETTIKGDITGDSLKISFNYRFLIDGLNSLNGDKISFGLNSELSPVRFKSLNSDDYLYILMPLNLNNN, from the coding sequence ATGAAATTTACTTCCTTAGTTGAACCTTTAAAAAAGCAAATAAATTTGGCCGAAAAAGTCAGTGATAAAAAATTAACTTTGCCAATTCTTGGCAATTTGCTTTTAAAACCAGAAAATGGCCAATTAAAAATTTCTGCGACTGATTTAGAGCTTGGTTTAACCATTATTTTACCGGGAAAAATGGAAGATGGTCCGGGTTTAACTGTTCCTGCTAAAAATTTATCACTTTTTCTTAACAATCTTAACGAAGAAAAAATCACTCTAAGCGTCAAGGGGAGTATCATGCATTTGGAAAGCGGAGAGTACAAGGCTGATTTACAGGGGATGCCAGTTGATGATTTTCCTATTATTCCAGAAGTAAAGAATAGTGAATATATAGAAATAGACAAAAAAGATTTAAATGAAGGGTTAACTCAAGTTATTAATTCAGCTGGTTATCCAGTAGGCCGTCCAGAATTAAATAGTATTTTCCTAACTTATAAAAAAGGTGATTTAAGATTGGTAGCCACCAACAGTTTTAGACTAAGCGAAAAAATATTGAAAGATAAAATTGAATCAAATCTAGAAAGAGAAATAGAGATTATTGTTCCTATTAAAACTGCTCAAGAAGTTCTGCATATCATTAACGAGGGGGAACTAGACAAAGAGAAGGTAAGAATTTATATAGAAAGCAGCCAAATCCTTTTTGATTTTGGCAATATTAAATTAGTTTCCAGACTCATTGAAGGAAATTATCCTAAATATCAGAATATTATTCCTAAAGACTTCAAAACTAACGTCTCTGTAGATAAATTTGAATTATTAAATGCGGCTAAAATTGCCAGTATTTTCGCCAGTAAAAATAATGATATTAGCTTAACTATTGACAGCGCCGCTAATAACCTAGTTTTAGAAGCGCGTGATAGCAATATTGGCAATAACGAAACTACTATAAAAGGGGATATTACAGGCGATTCCTTAAAGATTTCTTTTAATTACAGATTTCTCATCGATGGCTTAAACTCTCTTAATGGCGATAAAATTAGTTTCGGCTTAAATAGCGAACTCTCGCCGGTAAGATTTAAAAGCTTGAATAGCGATGACTACCTCTATATTTTAATGCCCCTTAACTTAAATAATAATTAG
- the ruvC gene encoding crossover junction endodeoxyribonuclease RuvC: MVILGIDPGTTRLGYAVLNINYSKSQKSYRLKLRGYGCLEPEEQEQPLRLKAIYNFLKKTIKNYNPDYVSLENIFFFKNAKTVIRISEARGVIILAAAESKTPILELTPIEVKQLLTGYGRADKKEVRKTICNILNLKHQPRLDDTSDAMAIAFTSFNKLKKIDFTLDKFSCKIDQ; encoded by the coding sequence ATGGTTATTTTAGGAATAGATCCTGGAACAACCCGTTTGGGATATGCGGTGCTTAATATAAACTATTCGAAAAGCCAAAAAAGTTATCGCTTAAAGCTGCGGGGTTATGGTTGTCTGGAGCCAGAAGAGCAAGAGCAGCCGCTCCGGTTGAAAGCTATTTATAATTTTCTTAAAAAAACGATAAAAAACTATAACCCGGATTATGTTTCTTTAGAGAACATTTTCTTTTTTAAAAACGCTAAAACTGTTATTCGCATTAGCGAGGCGCGCGGTGTTATTATCTTAGCGGCGGCTGAAAGCAAAACGCCTATACTAGAACTTACCCCGATAGAAGTTAAACAATTACTCACGGGATACGGAAGAGCTGATAAAAAAGAGGTAAGAAAAACAATTTGTAATATATTAAATTTAAAGCATCAGCCTAGGCTAGACGATACTTCTGATGCCATGGCGATAGCCTTTACTAGCTTTAATAAATTAAAGAAAATAGACTTTACATTGGATAAATTTTCGTGTAAGATAGACCAATAA